A region of Channa argus isolate prfri chromosome 8, Channa argus male v1.0, whole genome shotgun sequence DNA encodes the following proteins:
- the calr3a gene encoding calreticulin 3a yields MKSLVKVLALFASIVVTINATVYFKEQFVDGDAWKGRWLESKHKSDYGQWKLSAGKFYGDAEADKGLQTSQDARFYALSARFEPFSNEGKPLVIQFTVKHEQKIDCGGGYVKIFPSDLDQSDMHGDSQYYIMFGPDICGYSTKKVHVIFNYKGQNHLIKKDVKCKDDELTHVYTLILNPDQTYEVRIDDEKVESGSMEEDWDMLPPKKIKDPEAKKPSDWDDRAKIDDPSDTKPEDWDKPETIPDPDAKKPSDWDEDMDGEWEPPMITNPDYKGEWKPKQIDNPDYKGAWVHPEIDNPEYTHDATMYKFDNIGVLGLDLWQVKSGTIFDNFLITDDVKEAEEFVKETWGATKGPEKKMKEEQEDMERKLREEEEKSKKKDAEGEEEDDDEEEDGDEEDDETLEEGEHEDEDAGTEDDSDVKQKDEL; encoded by the exons ATGAAGTCTCTGGTGAAAGTTCTTGCACTTTTTGCATCGATAGTCGTCACAATTAACGCTACGGTCTACTTCAAGGAACAGTTTGTGGATGGAG ATGCCTGGAAGGGCCGCTGGCTTGAGTCAAAGCACAAATCCGACTATGGCCAGTGGAAACTGAGTGCTGGAAAGTTCTACGGGGATGCTGAGGCTGATAAAG GTCTTCAGACCAGCCAGGATGCCCGGTTTTATGCCCTGTCCGCCCGCTTCGAGCCATTTAGCAACGAGGGAAAGCCCCTCGTCATCCAGTTCACTGTCAAACACGAGCAGAAGATAGACTGCGGTGGCGGCTACGTTAAGATCTTTCCCTCTGACCTTGACCAGAGCGACATGCACGGAGACTCTCAGTATTACATCATGTTTG GGCCTGACATCTGTGGCTATAGTACAAAGAAGGTTCATGTAATCTTCAACTACAAGGGCCAGAACCACCTCATCAAGAAAGACGTCAAATGCAAA GACGATGAGCTAACTCATGTGTATACACTGATCCTGAATCCAGACCAGACGTACGAGGTGAGGATCGACGATGAAAAGGTCGAGTCTGGCTCCATGGAGGAGGACTGGGACATGCTGCCCCCGAAGAAGATCAAGGACCCTGAGGCCAAAAAGCCCAGTGACTGGGACGACAGAGCCAAGATCGATGACCCCAGTGACACCAAACCCGAG GACTGGGACAAACCAGAGACTATTCCTGACCCTGATGCCAAGAAGCCCAGTGACTGGGATGAGGACATGGATGGGGAGTGGGAACCTCCCATGATCACCAACCCAGATTATAAA ggaGAATGGAAACCCAAGCAGATTGACAACCCTGACTACAAGGGAGCCTGGGTCCACCCTGAGATTGACAATCCAGAGTATACTCATGATGCCACAATGTACAAGTTTGACAACATTGGAGTTCTGGGTCTTGATCTATGGCAG gttAAATCTGGCACAATTTTTGATAACTTCCTGATCACAGATGATGTCAAAGAAGCGGAGGAGTTTGTAAAGGAAACGTGGGGAGCTACTAAG GGACCagagaagaagatgaaggaggagcaggaggacaTGGAGAGGAAATTgagggaagaggaagaaaagagcaaGAAGAAAGATGCTGAAGGCGAGGAGGAGGATGAcgatgaagaggaagatggagatgaggaggatgatgagACACTCGAAGAGGGCGAGCATGAGGATGAAGATGCTGGGACAGAAGACGACAGCGACGTCAAACAGAAGGATGAGTTGTAG